A stretch of the Chanos chanos chromosome 1, fChaCha1.1, whole genome shotgun sequence genome encodes the following:
- the echdc3 gene encoding enoyl-CoA hydratase domain-containing protein 3, mitochondrial produces the protein MAQSLGYRVARFCCYRLNAGGPQWTRNFSKETQSLTIREQENGIRRIILNNPKKRNALSLPMLTSLRENILTDLDRDDLRVIIISARGPVFSSGHDLKELTSDQGREYHTRVFQTCSEVMTLIQDVPVPVIAMVNGVATAAGCQLVASCDIAVASEKSTFATPGVNIGLFCSTPGVAIGRAVPKKVAMEMLFTGQPISAQDALLHGLVSKVVSEDRLEEETLAIAQRVCESSRPVVALGKATFHRQMAQGRDAAYATASKVMVDNLALRDGQEGIRAFLEKRRPVWTNSSEKAHE, from the exons ATGGCACAAAGTTTGGGTTACAGGGTCGCCCGTTTCTGTTGCTACAGACTGAACGCGGGGGGTCCGCAGTGGACTCGTAACTTCAGCAAGGAAACTCAGTCATTGACCATACGGGAGCAAGAAAACGGAATAAG GAGGATCATTCTGAATAACCCAAAGAAGAGAAATGCACTCTCTTTGCCCATGCTGACCTCGCTGCGAGAGAACATACTGACTGACCTGGACAGAGATGACCTACGAGTGATCATCATATCGG cAAGGGGCCCAGTGTTCTCTTCAGGTCATGACCTTAAGGAGCTGACCTCAGACCAGGGTAGAGAATACCACACCAGGGTCTTTCAGACTTGCTCAGAG gTAATGACCTTGATCCAGGATGTCCCAGTGCCTGTAATCGCCATGGTGAATGGTGTTGCGACAGCAGCAGGGTGCCAGCTGGTTGCCAGTTGTGACATTGCTGTTGCATCAGAGAAATCTACCTTTGCGACCCCAGGAGTGAACATTGGTCTGTTCTGTTCCACGCCAGGGGTGGCCATTGGTAGAGCTGTGCCAAAGAAG gttgccatggagatgttGTTCACGGGCCAGCCAATCTCGGCCCAGGATGCACTGCTTCACGGACTGGTTAGTAAAGTGGTGAGTGAGGATAGGTTGGAAGAGGAAACTCTGGCCATCGCTCAGCGTGTGTGCGAGTCTAGCCGGCCCGTGGTAGCCCTGGGCAAAGCCACATTCCACAGACAGATGGCGCAGGGTCGGGATGCCGCTTACGCCACCGCCTCCAAGGTCATGGTGGATAACCTTGCTCTTCGAGACGGGCAAGAGGGAATCCGTGCATTCCTGGAAAAACGGAGGCCTGTGTGGACAAACAGCTCAGAGAAAGCCCATGAGTAA
- the usp6nl gene encoding USP6 N-terminal-like protein, whose protein sequence is MSSDSEQDAAVKLEQERAEIVAKYDKGKEGASVEPWEEANFDVYKVVDRFGFLHESELPAYDLVEEKQKQLEVERTTKWLKMLKSWDKYKNSDKLVRRIYKGIPLQLRGQVWSLLLDINKIKEEKKDFYEKLKMRARSLSPDIRQIDLDVNRTYRDHIMFMHRYDVKQQDLFHVLTAYSMYNTEVGYCQGMSHITALLLIYMNEEDAFWALVKLMSGQKHAMHGFFVPGFPKLLRFQEHHDRILKKMMPKLKQHLDKQEVLTSLYTMKWFFQCFLDRTPFTLTLRIWDIYILEGERVLTAMSYTVLKLHKKTLLKLSMEELVEFLQVTLSKDFFFDDDFVIEQLQNSMSELRRAKLELPPPGKEDEFPKKPLGQLPPEPTAGAANHVANGQMSGGQMGDEQPPQESSPVAQSVVKSVEAGTVDKADGTATSSPDQHKESRPPSRARRDSLEKLLRPGKNQRREGKGPETQKAPHTERVTSPAPVPNSSTTDGEKLHVQNHAVANHNSNAGSSSRRDIAPLWFKPSEIKLEEAKAAAMRESQLSGVSLPSSGLATPEEGEQLRRPRSRGFVPGSNRASNASQYDNVPGPDGDFMEVVEPERPPSHPFSRPYAIPPTWQASPTRPPSGGLGVPPFRQPKHSMPPLAPDHHAPVHYPPGMVRGTTSYGLEPRPDERLYSEREYATTTRTPSNRSPEKTFMNNTYGTYRRQHVPGPPLNIAPAELNSTRTSEHHHRQPTRLTGSVYPPTEYQYQGHRRGELEGQGWMREMEGGPPRSPGGFPRSPSFQKAQMSPVQQFTFPSSGHLDAVLHIRGTYPEQPGSRQPLPPLFGAPHYRHASEAFAMQESMLL, encoded by the exons ATGA GTTCTGACTCAGAGCAGGATGCTGCCGTGAAGCTTGAACAGGAGCGGGCAGAGATAGTAGCCAAATATGACAAG GGAAAAGAAGGTGCGTCTGTGGAGCCTTGGGAGGAGGCAAACTTTGATGTCTACAAAGTTGTCGATCGCTTCGGCTTCCTGCA TGAAAGTGAACTGCCAGCATATGACTTGGTGGAGGAGAAG CAAAAGCAACTGGAAGTGGAGAGAACTACAAAATGGCTGAAGATGCTGAAAAGCTGGGACAAATACAAGAACAGCGACAAG CTTGTTAGGAGGATCTATAAGGGAATTCCACTGCAGTTACGAGGCCAGGTTTGGAGTCTACTCCTCGAcataaacaaaattaaagaagaaaagaaggatTTCTATGAG AAACTGAAGATGAGGGCGAGAAGTCTGTCCCCTGACATCCGTCAGATTGACCTGGATGTCAACCGCACGTACAGGGACCACATCATGTTTATGCATCGTTACGATGTCAA ACAGCAGGATCTGTTCCACGTCCTTACAGCCTACTCCATGTACAACACG gaGGTGGGGTACTGCCAGGGTATGAGTCACATCACTGCACTGTTACTGATCTATATGAATGAAGAGGATGCATTCTGGGCACTAGTCAAACTAATGTCCGGCCAGAAACATGCCATGCATG ggttttttGTGCCAGGCTTCCCCAAGCTGTTGCGTTTCCAGGAGCACCATGACCGCATCCTGAAGAAGATGATGCCCAAACTTAAACAGCACCTG GACAAGCAAGAGGTCCTCACAAGCCTTTACACCATGAAATGGTTCTTCCAGTGTTTCCTGGACAGG ACTCCGTTCACTCTGACTCTAAGGATCTGGGACATTTACATTCTGGAAGGAGAGCGTGTCCTGACTGCAATGTCCTACACAGTACTCAAACTCCACAAAA agaccCTGTTGAAGTTGTCTatggaggagctggtggagttCCTGCAGGTCACTCTGTCAAAAGATTTCTTCTTTGACGATGACTTTGTCATTGAACAGCTGCAGAATTCCATGTCTGAACTCCGACGCGCAAAACTGGAGCTTCCACCCCCAG GTAAGGAAGATGAGTTTCCAAAGAAACCTTTGGGTCAGCTTCCCCCTGAGCCAACAGCAGGAGCTGCCAATCATGTGGCCAATGGGCAGATGTCTGGAGGGCAGATGGGAGATGAGCAGCCCCCTCAGGAGTCAAGTCCGGTGGCACAAAGTGTGGTTAAGTCAGTGGAAGCTGGCACAGTGGATAAAGCAGATGGGACAGCAACCAGCTCACCTGACCAGCACAAGGAGAGCAGGCCGCCCAGTCGCGCCCGCCGTGACTCCCTGGAGAAGCTGCTCCGACCTGGTAAGAACCAGAGACGGGAGGGCAAGGGACCAGAGACCCAAAAAGCACCCCATACAGAGCGGGTGACATCCCCTGCCCCTGTACCCAACTCCAGCACTACAGATGGTGAGAAGCTGCATGTACAGAACCATGCGGTGGCCAACCATAACTCCAATGCAGGCTCTAGCTCGAGGCGGGATATCGCTCCGCTCTGGTTCAAACCCTCAGAAATAAAGCTGGAAGAGGCTAAAGCTGCAGCTATGAGGGAGAGCCAGCTGAGCGGGGTTTCTTTGCCTTCCTCTGGTCTCGCAACTCCAGAAGAGGGTGAGCAACTCCGCCGGCCTCGTTCTCGAGGTTTCGTCCCGGGATCGAACCGCGCCTCTAACGCATCACAGTATGATAATGTCCCTGGCCCAGATGGCGACTTCATGGAGGTTGTGGAACCAGAGCGGCCACCGTCTCACCCCTTCTCTCGCCCCTATGCAATACCTCCTACATGGCAAGCTAGCCCTACGCGGCCCCCCAGTGGTGGCCTCGGAGTTCCACCCTTCAGACAGCCCAAACACAGCATGCCGCCACTGGCCCCAGACCATCACGCCCCAGTTCACTACCCCCCTGGCATGGTCAGGGGGACAACGTCCTATGGTTTGGAACCACGGCCAGATGAGAGACTGTATTCGGAGCGGGAGTACGCAACCACAACACGTACTCCCTCAAACCGCTCGCCCGAAAAAACCTTCATGAACAACACCTACGGCACCTACCGACGCCAACACGTCCCCGGTCCTCCACTCAATATCGCTCCAGCAGAACTGAACAGTACCAGAACCAGTGAGCACCATCACAGACAACCCACTCGCCTCACAGGGTCCGTCTACCCCCCCACCGAGTATCAGTATCAGGGCCACAGACGAGGGGAGCTGGAGGGGCAGGGGTGGATGCGGGAGATGGAGGGTGGGCCCCCACGTTCTCCAGGTGGTTTTCCCCGCTCACCAAGCTTCCAGAAGGCTCAGATGTCACCGGTGCAGCAGTTCACTTTCCCATCTTCTGGACACCTTGACGCTGTTCTACACATTCGAGGCACCTACCCAGAACAGCCTGGCAGCAGACAACCTCTCCCTCCACTTTTTGGAGCACCACACTACAGACACGCCTCAGAGGCCTTTGCCATGCAGGAGTCTATGCTgctctga